In a single window of the Anguilla rostrata isolate EN2019 chromosome 4, ASM1855537v3, whole genome shotgun sequence genome:
- the mpl gene encoding thrombopoietin receptor — protein sequence MDVRHLWWKIYIWTQAQICFGLVLGSVTGSINQLSKKDIVLLAADEDPKCFTRTQYDLTCFWEESNNKSYNFFYSIDDEEKLCNLTQQKMDNTTIVHICSFPPFDVYLFTLIHIRVVETSTNTTIYRRNISVEDQVLFYSPTNVSLHVTEEAGQLQVTWCMPEEWRDKAHYELKYSSHSLEQKTEQVKTTKSLVYRLNSLVPGEVCSVQMRVIPNGYGMRGHWSDWSHPTMAMVPQNAGDIDLLCHTSDLRNIQCQWKERASGENYTLFYKLCPRSSGQWRECTHRENASQCAFPGEESSPICVNIGGHGPYSRLFYSEPFRMNDSVKTDPPQKLRAETEGGRLCLQWDPPLQNLSRLLMYEIRYRPQRERLWKFVTLQSSETGTCLDFQAGSQYAMQIRAKPDGSMYSGFWSDWSSTLTVDVPSNIATLLVACIPFTVFLVPVLLIAIFSKHFRKIKQHLWPPVPNLDKVLEGFLIDINQNCQNPSFSIKQCYEDTITSVVEIVSEKEALLCGKIQREPITNSLSEPEPEEQETAEEHTEILEASQDYVTLNAESLTPCLWGNEYVYDQSKTQSTGEEVLQMRCHCSCASSTDIFNQSYLLLSRQPKVPQLRKTAGGANQYTNLESMAQPTPVD from the exons ACATTGTGCTCTTGGCAGCTGATGAAGACCCAAAGTGCTTCACTCGGACCCAATATGACCTCACTTGCTTTTGGGAAGAGTCCAATAACAAGTCTTACAATTTCTTCTACAGTATTGATGA TGAAGAGAAGCTGTGCAATCtcacacaacagaaaatggACAACACCACCATCGTTCACATTTGCTCATTCCCTCCCTTTGATGTTTACCTGTTCACCCTCATACACATTAGAGTGGTGGAAACAAGCACAAACACCACAATATATCGCAGGAACATCAGTGTCGAAGACCAAG ttctgttttattCCCCCACAAATGTTTCTCTGCACGTCACTGAGGAAGCAGGACAGTTGCAGGTGACATGGTGCATGCCTGAAGAGTGGAGAGACAAAGCGCATTATGAGTTAAAGTACTCCTCGCACAGCTTGGAGCAGAAAACAGAACAG GTAAAGACTACAAAGTCGCTGGTCTACAGACTGAACTCCCTTGTCCCGGGTGAGGTTTGCAGTGTCCAAATGCGAGTCATTCCAAATGGCTATGGTATGAGAGGACACTGGAGTGACTGGTCACACCCCACCATGGCCATGGTACCTCAAAATGCAG GTGATATTGATTTATTGTGCCATACTTCTGATCTTCGCAATATCCAATGTCAATGGAAGGAACGAGCATCTGGTGAAAACTACACACTCTTCTACAAGCTGTGTCCCAGGTCCAG TGGTCAGTGGCGAGAGTGCACCCACAGAGAAAATGCCTCTCAATGTGCCTTCCCTGGAGAAGAGTCCAGTCCTATATGTGTCAACATCGGTGGTCATGGGCCATACAGCAGGCTCTTCTACTCTGAGCCTTTCAGGATGAATGACAGTG TTAAAACAGACCCTCCACAGAAGTTGAGAGCAGAGACTGAAGGAGGCAGGCTGTGTCTACAGTGGGACCCCCCTCTCCAGAATCTGTCCCGACTCTTGATGTATGAGATCCGATACCGTCCCCAGAGGGAGAGGCTGTGGAAG TTTGTGACTCTGCAAAGCTCTGAAACCGGCACATGCCTTGACTTCCAAGCAGGGAGTCAGTACGCCATGCAGATAAGGGCCAAGCCAGATGGATCCATGTATAGCGGGTTCTGGAGTGACTGGTCCAGCACTCTCACAGTCGATGTGCCCTCAAACATAG CAACTCTGCTGGTTGCATGTATCCCATTCACGGTGTTCTTAGTACCAGTTTTGTTGATCGCCATATTCTCCAAGCATTTCAG GAAGATTAAACAGCACTTGTGGCCCCCAGTCCCAAACCTGGATAAGGTGCTGGAAGGTTTCCTCATAGATATTAACCAAAACTGCCAG AATCCATCCTTCAGTATCAAGCAGTGTTACGAGGACACCATCACCTCAGTGGTGGAGATTGTATCTGAGAAAGAGGCCTTGCTCTGTGGGAAAATCCAAAGGGAGCCCATCACAAACTCCCTCTCAGAGCCAGAGCCTGAGGAGCAGGAGACTGCAGAGGAGCACACGGAGATCCTGGAGGCCAGTCAAGATTATGTGACCCTTAACGCTGAGAGCCTCACCCCCTGCCTGTGGGGAAACGAGTATGTGTACGACCAAAGCAAGACACAGAGCACGGGGGAGGAGGTTCTCCAGATGAGGTGTCACTGCTCCTGTGCCTCCTCCACAGACATCTTCAACCAGTCCTATCTCCTGCTGTCAAGGCAGCCCAAGGTGCCTCAGCTCAGAAAGACTGCAGGAGGCGCCAACCAGTACACCAACCTGGAGAGCATGGCACAGCCAACACCTGTAGACTGA